A window of Primulina tabacum isolate GXHZ01 chromosome 4, ASM2559414v2, whole genome shotgun sequence contains these coding sequences:
- the LOC142541493 gene encoding uncharacterized protein LOC142541493, producing MAPGGRGRKGKEIAQESEAQNVRGLADIIRGRRGRPRGQVAQNVEEEVNQEPPRPERPGSRQVVIEQEVEQLTQKVGGMQLIISQFQELRPPKFFGNESGEKAAGWLKSINHLFNLLEYSQDIKLKIAIYQLKDRAQLWWEATEEAMKDSGKIITWDAFRAHFTQEYAPPSYYAAKEEEFNQLVQGNKSVVEYASQFSALLPYVPHVARNDQAKLSRFLHGLQRTVHTLVMTGSPNTYIQAVEKAKKIEASLLRGDPQPGPSSNSQGSGSSMSMPVDLPPYQPVQSYQQPKQQRYKAKGKQFKKKSQSSSSSSGSARGGGSIGSSSTVHCDRCGGRHFSSQCVGVQGTCHICGQLGHYARVCPNVGRQQFQPQQFGQVPRGPVFRPYAPIQSFQQSSYPPSKGPIQQPFPGPQQAQVHALTQDQAQDAPGGVIAGYPGGFDASGGASGSGAQSSSHG from the exons ATGGCACCTGGAGGAAGAGgtagaaaaggaaaagaaatagCGCAAGAATCTGAGGCGCAAAATGTTCGAGGACTTGCAGATATCATTAGAGGTAGACGTGGTCGACCTCGAGGACAAGTCGCTCAAAATGTTGAAGAAGAAGTGAACCAAGAACCTCCTCGACCTGAAAGACCTGGATCTAGACAGGTAGTGATTGAGCAAGAAGTGGAACAGCTGACACAGAAAGTTGGAGGAATGCAgttaataatttctcagtttcaAGAATTACGTCCTCCAAAATTCTTTGGCAACGAGAGCGGAGAAAAAGCAGCAGGCTGGTTGAAAAGTATAAATCATCTATTTAATTTGTTGGAGTATTCCCAAGATATTAAATTGAAGATTGCCATCTACCAACTTAAAGACCGAGCACAACTCTGGTGGGAAGCCACAGAGGAAGCAATGAAGGACTCTGGTAAAATTATTACATGGGATGCTTTTCGTGCGCACTTTACCCAAGAATATGCACCACCATCATATTATGCTGCTAAAGAAGAAGAGTTCAATCAGTTGGTGCAGGGCAACAAATCAGTGGTGGAATATGCTTCACAGTTTTCTGCTCTTTTGCCCTATGTTCCACATGTTGCTAGGAATGATCAGGCTAAACTATCACGTTTTCTGCACGGGTTGCAGCGGACTGTTCATACTTTGGTAATGACTGGATCGCCTAATACGTATATTCAAGCAGTGGAAAAGGCGAAGAAAATTGAAGCAAGTTTGCTCAGAGGAGACCCACAGCCAGGTCCATCATCTAATTCTCAGGGATCTGGAAGTAGTATGTCAATGCCAGTAGATTTACCTCCATATCAACCTGTACAGTCATACCAACAACCCAAACAGCAGAGGTACAAGGCAaaaggaaagcaattcaagaagaagTCTCAATCCAGCTCTTCCAGTTCAGGAAGTGCACGAGGAGGAGGTTCGATTGGGTCGTCTAGCACTGTTCATTGTGACCGATGTGGTGGTCGACATTTCAGTTCCCAATGTGTAGGAGTTCAAGGAACTTGTCATATTTGTGGTCAGCTTGGACATTACGCCAGAGTATGTCCTAATGTAGGGAGACAGCAGTTCCAGCCACAACAGTTTGGTCAAGTTCCCCGTGGACCAGTCTTTAGACCATATGCTCCTATCCAATCATTTCAGCAGTCGAGTTACCCACCTTCCAAAGGTCCTATTCAGCAGCCATTTCCAGGGCCACAGCAAGCCCAAGTCCATGCTTTGACTCAGGACCAGGCTCAGGATGCACCAGGAggagtgattgcag GTTATCCAGgaggatttgacgcgtctggtggagcgtcaggtagTGGTGCCCAGTCGTCGAGTCATGGttga
- the LOC142542805 gene encoding L-lactate dehydrogenase B-like, translating to MQNSPSTSSLGSDGLDLSQAFFIPITGGTPPSPTKRHTKITVVGVGNVGMAIAQTILTQDLTDELALVDAKEDKLRGEMLDLQHAAAFLPRTKIRASLDYAVTANSDLCIVTAGARQNPGESRLNLLQRNVSLFKHIVPPLAKYSPDCILLVVSNPVDVLTYIAWKLSGFPPNRVIGSGTNLDSSRFRFLIADHLDVNAQEVQAYIVGEHGDSSVALWSSISVGGVPILSFLQRQQIAYEKQTLVNIHKEVVQSAYEVIRLKGYTSWAIGYSVASLARTILRDQRKIHPVSVLAKGFYNIDGGDVFISLPAQLGRSGVLGVTNVHLTDEEAQQLRNSAKTILEVQSQLGI from the exons ATGCAGAATAGTCCATCAACATCCTCCCTGGGATCCGACGGCCTGGACTTGAGCCAAGCCTTTTTCATCCCCATCACTGGTGGGACCCCGCCGTCCCCAACCAAGCGCCACACGAAGATCACCGTAGTAGGCGTCGGGAACGTGGGTATGGCCATCGCCCAGACCATCCTCACCCAAGATCTGACCGATGAGCTCGCCCTCGTCGACGCCAAAGAAGACAAGCTGCGAGGCGAGATGCTCGACCTCCAACACGCCGCCGCCTTCCTTCCACGCACGAAGATACGCGCCTCCCTTGACTACGCTGTCACTGCAAACTCCGACCTTTGCATCGTCACCGCCGGCGCGCGGCAGAATCCGGGAGAAAGCAGGCTGAATCTGCTGCAGAGGAACGTGTCTCTGTTTAAGCATATTGTTCCACCATTGGCTAAGTACTCTCCGGATTGTATATTATTGGTGGTTTCTAACCCGGTTGATGTGCTGACTTATATAGCTTGGAAGTTGTCCGGATTCCCACCTAATCGGGTTATCGGATCGGGTACGAACCTGGACTCGTCCAGGTTCCGGTTCTTGATCGCCGATCACCTTGATGTTAATGCACAGGAGGTGCAG GCCTACATTGTTGGGGAACATGGTGACAGTTCTGTGGCTCTATGGTCAAGCATAAGTGTAGGAGGAGTCCCAATACTAAGCTTCTTACAGAGGCAACAGATTGCTTATGAGAAACAAACCTTAGTAAACATACACAAAGAAGTTGTCCAAAGTGCATATGAAGTCATAAGATTGAAAGGCTACACCTCATGGGCGATCGGGTACTCCGTCGCTAGCTTAGCTCGAACGATACTAAGGGATCAAAGAAAGATCCATCCAGTCTCAGTTCTTGCAAAGGGCTTCTACAATATCGATGGTGGCGATGTTTTTATCAGCTTGCCTGCTCAGTTGGGTAGGAGCGGAGTGTTGGGGGTAACCAATGTGCATCTTACTGATGAAGAAGCTCAGCAGCTGAGGAACTCCGCCAAG